The genomic stretch GCACAACGATCGGCGGAATCGCGCCCGTCTTGCGCAGAGCAACCGAAATCGCGAAGCCGTCCTTAATCATGTTGGAGGCCTGCCGCAGACCGTTGGCGATCACGCGGTTTTCCACCACGCGCACGGCGTGGCTGAGGGCTTCCAGCACCGGCACACCCGAACCGATCAGAATACCGAAGGTGCGCGAGAACTTGTCCATGATCGCGCTCATCATCAGGCCGCCGAAAATCGGGAAGCGCAGTTTGATCGTATCCCAGGCCAGTCCGCCGCGGCGGGTTTTGGTCAGCACCCACAGGCCGGCAACCGCAGCCATGATCACCAGGAACGCGAGGAACGCGTTGTGGACGATGATCTGCGAAATATTCATCATGACGCGCGTTGCGAACGGGAGCTTCGCTCCGAACTTGTCATACACATCCTTGAACATCGGCACGACCACCACCATCAGGAAGGTGACCACGCCCGTCAGGAAGATCACGGAGAATACGGGATAGCTAAGGGCCGAAATCACCTTGCGGTGAGTGTCGGACACCGTCTCGAGGTAATCGGAAAGCCGCCCGAGAATCACGTGCAGGTTTCCGGAAACCTCGCCGGCATGCACCAGCGCCACATACAGGTTCGAGAACACGCCGGGGTGCTTGGCCAGGCACTCGGACAGGGCATAGCCCTTCTTCAAGTCCGTCGATACCTGCACCAGCACCTTCTTGAAGCGGTAGTTGCGTTCTTCGGACAACAGGTTGGTGATGGACTTCTCGATGGTCAGACCGGCAGAGAACATGGTCGAAAGCTGCCGCGTGAAGAAAACCAGCGTGCGCAGGGGCACCCGCGTGCGGAAGCGGTAAATGGCGAGACCGACCTGTTCGCCGACGCTCATTTCGTCGGAGGCGAGGCCGCCGCGGATCTCATGAACAGACACGATCGAAGCCGCGCCGCGTTTGCGGAGTGCATCGACCGCCGCTTCGTAACTCGAAGCTCGGATATTGTCTTCGTGCCGCGCGCCGTCGGCATCCTTGATCACATAGGCGTAATTCGGCATACTGGTTTACCGGTGGTTGAGCGATGGACTCCTGTGCATGGGCGATACTGAAATGGCTGCGGACGCCGTCTCAGTACTCCTGAACGGTCACACGAAGCAACTCGTGCGCGGTCGTGACTCCCCTGAAGATTTTGCGGAAGGCCGCGTCACGCAGCGGACGCATGCCGTTGGCAATGGCTGCCTCGCGAATATCTTCCTGGTTGGCGTTGTCGAACACCAGACGGCGGATGTTCTGCTTCATCTCGAGCATCTCGAAAATGCCCGTTCGGCCATGGTAGCCGGTATTGCGGCAGTGGGCGCATCCGCGGCCCTTGTACAGCTTGCGGTTGTTCAAAAACTCGCGCGTGATTCCCAGCGCGGCCAGTTCGCTGTCATCCGGATCGTACGGCGTCTTGCAATGCTCGCAAATCTTACGGACAAGGCGCTGCGCCATCACGAGGTTCATACACGAACCGGCCAGGAACGGCGGCACGCCGATGTCCAGCAGACGGGTAATCGTCGCCGGGGCGTCGTTGGCATGCACCGTCGAAAACACAAGGTGGCCCGTCAGTGCGAACTTGACCGCGATATCGGCGGTTTCTTCATCTCGAATTTCACCGATCAGCAGCTTGTCCGGGTCCTGGCGCAGAATCGATCGCAGCGTGTGGGCGAAGGTCAATCCGATGCTGGCCTTGGTCTGCACCTGATTCACTCCCGGCATATGATATTCGACCGGGTCTTCCACCGTCGTGATGTTGTCTTCTTCGCTCTTGATCTCCTGCAGCGACGCGAACAGCGTCGTGCTCTTGCCGGAACCGGTCGGGCCGGAGATGATGATCATGCCGTACGGCTGGCGGATCCAGCGGCGGAACACCATCAACTCCTCTTCGTCCATACCCAGCGTGGTCAGACTGTGCGCGAATCCCGACTTGTCGAGGAGACGCATCACAATCTTCTCGCCGGCGACCGTGGGCAGCACGGACACACGAACGTCAAAATCTTTATCCGCCGTCTTGATCGTGAAGCGGCCGTCCTGCGGCAGGCGCTTTTCGGCAATGTTGAGCTTCGACAGAATCTTGACGCGCGAAACGATACCGGCATGGGACTGCTTCGGCGGCTTCATCACTTCGGTCAGTACGCCGTCGACGCGGAAGCGGATCACCAGGCCTTCATCGAAAATTTCAATGTGAATATCGGTGGCGCGCTCCTTGATCGCGTCGGCGATCATCAGGTTGACGAGCTTGACCACCGGCGCATCTTCGATGCCGACGGTCCGCGTCATGTCCACCATGCCTTCTTCGTCTTCATCCGACTGCGCGAAGAATTGCAGGTCACCCAGGGCTTCGCCGACTTCCTCGCTCTTGCGGATCTTCGAATAGAGGTTCTCGATGGCCGCCATGATCGCCGTGGGAGCGGCAAGCCGCACGTCCACGTCGCGCCGCGCCAGTTTCTGAAGCTGGTCAACCACCACGATGTCATCGGGGTCGGCCATACCCACCACCAGCGTGCGCTCGGCCAGGCCAATCGGGATCACGAGGTTTTCGCGGGCGAAGACTTCGGGGACCAGTTCGAGCACGTCCTTGTCGGCTTCGAGAATATTGTCCGCCGAAAGGAAGGGGATCTGCCACTGCATCGCCAGACTGGAATAGACCTTTTCCTCGGTGCAGTGGCCCAGGGATACGAGGGTCTCCCCGAATTTCTTCCTGGAGTCCTTCTGCCGCGCAAGCGCGTCATTCAGTTGTTGCGTATTGATATGGCCAAGCCGGAGCAGAATTTCGCCAAGTTTTTCACGCATGACAGATAATACTCATTTCTCGTCCGCACGCGGACGGTTCACAATCGAGGGATTTCGTTCGGTGGGGTCCGCCTGCGGTCCGCCACATACCGCACGAAGGCCGGAGCCGAGAGATCATCTGGCTCCGGCCTTCGTGTCATTCATTCTGCGGCCAGGTATCTGGCCGGGGAGTCTTACTGAGGACGACCGCCGTTACCGCGACGGAAGTTAATCACGCGCGAGTCGGTCGCCGCCGAGAAGCCAACGACTTCAACCGTCACGTCGCCGGTGATTTCCGTGGACAGCGGATCCGGGAAGATCCAGTGAGCCGTGTCGACCAGGTACAGCGTCGCGGAACCAAAGCCGTACGGATCGTCAACCTGGTAGTCCGGATCGTAGCCGGTCGTGCGGCGCGACACGGGCAGACCCGTGTTGTTGTCCACCGGGTAGAGGCGGCCACGCGTCGTTCCGAAGCGAATCACAGACCCATTGATCAACACGCCGTGCCCGTCTTGAAGCGTGGCAATACAGCGGATGTGGCAGGGCAGGCCGTTCGGGTACTGGGCGTCAAACTGCACCGAAGAAGGCTCCACACCCAACTGAATGGCAGGCGCCTGAATCGGAAGCTGATAGGTGATCGTCGCAGTAACAGGCTCCGTGCTGTCCGTACCCGCGGTGCGGGCCGTGATGTCTACAAGCTGGTTCGTCGCGGCAGAAATGTACCGCAGAATCGTCTCGGCTACACCTGCATGATGAGCGCCGTTGCCGGTGACCACTGTGTCCGACAAAATCGTCGCCGTATCAGGCAGCACACTGAAGAACACCGCCACACCGTCACGCACAGGGTTGTTGAACTCGTCGGAAACCAGCGCCTGCACGCTCACGTCCCACGATGCGCCGGCATCTACACCAACGCTGTTCGGCTGGATCAGGATGTGCCGCGGCGGACCCGAAACGATGCTGATGTTGGAAACCGTCGCCTGTGCGAGGTGAATCGAATCGGTATACACGCTGGCGCGGATCGAAACCGGGCCGGGGGTGCGGCCCGCATTGAACGTGGCTAATGCAATGCCGCCGGAGGTCATCGCGGAATCCAGACGCGGATTCTGCGCGTTGTTGATATTGCAAAGGACATCCGGAGCATCCAGAATCTGGAAATAGACCCACAGTCCGTCCGGGGAGGGGTTGCCGCCGGCGTCGTGCACGCGCGCCTGAAGTTGCGTCCACTCCATACCACCGGTTCCCTGAACCTGCGGGCTGGGATTGCTAACGTCAAGCTGGATCGTCGCCGCACCGCCCGGGTTCACCGTGCAGAGCACCGAATCTACAGCCAGGCCGGCGCCGATGGTCGCCTTAATAATTGCGGGACCTGCCGTGGTACCGCTATTGAACATACTGGTTGCCATGCCGTTGATTGTCTGCGTCAGCGACGGGGACATGGTACCCAAGTTTGTCTCAAACAACACGCTCTGGCCATTGCCCACATGGTTGCCCAGAGAGTCCGTTACGATGACCGAGATCGGATTGCTTTGCCCCACACCCACGGGATTCGAATACGCCAAAATGTGTACGTAGCGCGCCGGGCCCGCATCAACAGTGATGCTAATCGAGTCCGACCGCGCAGCGCCCACGGTGGCAACCATATGAACGGGAGCACCGTTCGGGCTCACAACGGAGCAGAACTTCCAGGGGATCGCCTGAGTAGTGCCGTTATTGATCAGGAAGGAATCCGACGACAGGTACGGATTGCAATCCGCGAGGATGTGTGCATAGCGGCCGTTCACCGGCGAGTTATCATCATACGATGCCTGAACCGTCAGAAGTGCCGAGTCAATCCCTGCGACACCTTCGTACTTGTTGCTCCGCAAAGTGACGGTCCCTACACTTGAAGCCTCGCCAACCCAGATACGGACCGTATCCGACAGGCCCCAGCGATAGTAACTGGCGGTCACGACAGCGGAATCGCTCGGCGACGATGAGGGAATGTCATCCGCAGTGAAGTACGCATGAGCAACGCCATGTGAGTCCGTAACTGCGTAGGCATTCACGCTTCCGAGGTTTGGCGCGGCGAAAAAGATCGTGTCGCCGAAACGCGCCACCGAATGCTGATCCTTAAGCGTCGCCCTGATCGCGGCTTGGGTAATACCCATATCCGCGTGAATGACGTTCTTGTCAGACGCCATGGTCAACGTGCCCAGAACGGGCGGAAGCAGATGCACAAAAATCGAATCCTTCGTAGACTGATTCGCCACCTGTACCGACAGGACACACCAGCCTTCGCCCTGATTGTTCGAATACCACATGGTGCAGGCCCGGCCCGACGCATCCGTCGGGGGTAGCGAAGCCATACGCCCGCAGCTCGTGCGAAGCTGAAGCGAATATCCTGCAATACCGATACCCGAAGTGTCCACCAGGGTTACACAGACAGAAACGGAATCTTCTTGCGGAGGTGCCACCTGCACCTGGCTCTTCGACAGCGAAATGTGCGGCTGGCCGATCAGCACACTCGACGGCTGGATCCAAATCGTATAATTGGCCTCCGCGCTGCCGATGTTCGCATGAACGATATTGTAGCCTTGTCCGACCTGACGGTTCGTGCGGAAGATGAAGTCCACACGGCCGACCGTGTTGGTCGTATCGTTGAGGTGCTCGATGACACCTACATTGGGCTGAACCAGCGACAGGTTCACCTTCACGCCCGTCACCGTCAGACCCGTGCTTGCATCCTTCACCAGCACGTAGCCCTGAGCCGATGCGGAATCACCTGGAAGGAACCTCAAGGTGTCCGTCGGGGTCAGCATTACGATCTGCAGCAGATAACTTCCACCAACGGTGGCAGTGCTGCGCTTGTCCGTGGAGCATCCCAGCCCGAGCACTAACAGGATCATGAGCGGTAGTGTCAGTGCAGCCCACGTAATCTTCTTCATGATTGCCTCCATCATGCGCCCTCCTTAAAGAGTTGAAACCCTGTAGACCGATCGGAAGCTTCCCGAAACCATTTGTTCTGAAAACCCTCCGAGTGATCCCCAGCTTCCAAAGGGCGAGTCACTACTTCTTGAGATTCTGAACAATGAGTACGACTGTGGCCACCTGCGCGGTGACGCCCAATACGTCCTTGAACGTCTCCCATGTCGTTACCTGTTGCCGGTTGGGGATGAAGATCACGTCACCCGGATCGATAGACAGTGAAGACTCATACTGCAACTGTGAGCCGTTGCGGGCTTTTACCACGACAGCGCGGCTCTTCCAACCCACATGGTTGACACCGTCAGCCTGCGCCAGATAGTAATTCAAATTCTTTCCCGTCACCCACGGTACTTCGCCGGCACGGTTAACGGCTCCCAGCACCCGGACTCCCAGAGGATTCTTGGGCACTTCCAGCACGTCGCCGTCCTGAAGCTGCACCTTGGCGGGGTCACCGGCCTTGTCGCGGCCACTCAGATCGAGCACCACGCCGGTGTGACTCCACCGGGCAAATTCTACGGCCAGCGCTTTGTCGTTGTCGCCGTATCGCGGATTCATCATCATGCTGGCTTCGAGGACCCGGATCCGCTCGGAATTCACGGGATCCTCTCGTGGCGTGCGCATCAGCCGGGCCGAATTCGCCGCTGCCGATGGCAGCAGACCGCCCGCCTGATCCAGCACATCCCGCAGAGTTGTTTGCCCCACGATGATCGGATAACCGCCGGGATGGACAACTTCACCGCGCAAGGTCACCGATCCGGCGCGGCTGGTATCCGCAAAACCTGACACGTACACTCGACTGCCGGCGGACAGGGGCTGCGCCAGACTGGCACTCCGGGCTGTTCCGCGAACATCAAGCCGGGTACGGCTGCCGTTGCCTTCAATAACCACTACATTCGACGAATCCGCTTGCGAAGTCAGACCGCCGGCCAGTGCCAAGGCATCCTCGACGTCATCACCGTCCGCGCTTTCGAACAGGCCGCCGTTATTGACCGCCCCGAAAATACCGATCTGATCGCGGATGCCCTGCGCATACGGCACAAAGATGGTCAGGCCGTCCTGTAGACGCGGATTGGCCTTGAGCCGTCCGCCGCTCCGGAAGAGGAGCAGGTCCGCATGTCCGGCGTCGCCGCCGTCCGGCGTCCTCAGTTCCACGCGTCTCTGCGATCCGCTGACCGTGGTCGACGTATCGCTGCCGACAAAGGCCACCGACCGCTTCAAACCTCCTGCCAGGGCTATGGCATCCGCCACGCGAGCCGTCGCGGGCACCACATAGGTCCCGGGCATTTCCACCAGACCGGTCACATTCACCCGGAAGCGGCGCGGTTCGATCAGCGAGACCGTAACCTTGCCGACTCGGATAGACCGGATCACGGCCTGTTCAATGCGTTCTCGGGCTTCCCGGAGACTCACGCTGGCAACCGATACCATTCCGACGAAGGGAATGATTACGTCGCCTTCGGCGTTCACGGACACCGGATTCTCCGTGAAATTGGGCTGCCAGAACACCACATCGAGGCGGTCTCCCGGCCCGACGATGTAGTCGTCGGGATTGACTGGCCCTTCAAAGAACATCTCGCCTGTCGGGCCGACGGAACTGCGTCCGCCCAGCAGGCCTTCCAGGCCAGTCCGGCTCGAAGGGAGCATGGACTGGCTTGGAAAGGTCTGCGCGAATCCACTATGGTGTACAGAAGGCAGTACAAGCAGGCAGATCACGATCCCGTAGCAGAGTATGCTGCGGAAGTATGCCGTCACAGAGAACTATTTCCCTTCTGGCTTCGGCGATTGTGCCGAGGGCATGAACCGATCCTGGACTTCCTGCACGCGCGGAGGAAGACCGATAGCATAGCCGCCGCCCAAGATGTGCGGAGTCACCTGAATGATGAGGTCGGTCTTCCGGGTCAGGTCAGCCGAATGGCGGAATAAGGCTCCGACAAAGGGCAGATCGCCGAGGAACGGCACGCGGTGCACCGTCTTGGAAGATTCGACACCCAACAGGCCGCCGATCACAACCGTCTCGCCGTCTTTGATTCGAATGGTCGTTGTCGAGGTGCGACGTTTCACCCACGGAAGCTGAGTGTCCGAAGACTCGATGAATTGGAAAATGGACGACAGTTCGGGCGAGATGTCACAGGTGACGAAGCCGTCACTGTTGATCTTGGGACGCACCGTGAGCTTGATGCCCACCGTGGCCGCCTGAATCTGCACCTGACCGCCGACGCCGCCACTGCGGGCCACGTACGGAATTTCGTCCACAACCTGAATGTTGGCTTCCTTGTTGTTCAAGGTGGCCACGGCCGAGTTGGCCAGCACTTCCGCGCGGCCGCGCTTCAGCAACAGATCCAGCGCCACTTCGAAGGCGGTCACCTGCTTGCTGAAATAGCCGATGCGGCGGGCTTCCAACGGATAGAACGGCAACGTCGTCGGGGCGCGGCCCTTCTGCGCGGGGTCGATACCGGTGAGGTCGGCGGCGCCGGCGGCATTCAACTGATTGCCGTATGCGTCCACCGGCGATTCCATGATCACGGTCTGGAGCTGCGACAGGCGGTTCCAGTCAATGCCGAGATTGGTTTCGTCGTCCACACCTACTTCGATAATCCGGCATTCCAGCACGATCTGCAGCGCCGGACGGTCAACCTGCTCGACGACTTTCTGGACGTCGGAGAAGACCTTCGGGCTGGTAATCAGCAGCACCTTGTTGCCGGTGGTGTCAATCGAAATGTCCGCCGTGAAGTTCTTCAGGACCTTCGCCATCGTCGGCGCGTCCGTGTACTTCAGGTCGAGCACATAGGAGGTCAGACCAGCCTGCTCCTTGAGCTGCTTGGCGGGAGCCACGAGGAAAGACTTTCCGACGATCTCGTAGGACAAACCGGCGGCGCGAACCACGAGGTTCATGGCCTGCTCGATCGGCACGTCCTTGAGGTGGACGGAGACTCTTTCTTCCTTGTTGACTCCGGGACCGGTCACGATGTTGTAGCCGCTCTTCTCCGCAAGAATCGAGAGCACCGCGGGCAGGAATGCATCATCAGCGTCAATTGTGACGGAACGGGACAGCTGTTCGCCGTTGCCGTTCGTCTGTGCCACGGCGATACCCTGCCGCGCTGGGCTGGCCGCCGCCAGAATCAGAGCCAGCAGCGCGAGCCATATCATGGAGCATGCCGGCGTACGCAAGCCTCTGCGGGTGAGGCGCGAGGGGAATTGCTTTACAAGGCTCAACAGGAACTTACCTCTTCAGCAAAAGGTTGGAATGATGAAACGAAACTTAATGATGACGAAGAACCGGGGCTCAGTAATTTCGGCCGGACACTGATGTCTGCTTGGTGCTTTCGGAGAGTTCCTCATCGGGGGCCTTCTCCACCGCCAGCACGAGCTGAGCTCCGCCTTTGGACATGAACATCTGCGACGGCGATATCTTCGAGACCTTGAAGCCATTGAAGGTGTCGCCCTCGTGAAGATTGTAGCTCCTGCCCATGAATTTCACCACTCCCATGGACATCCCGTCCGGGGACGTGGCCGTGCAGGATAACCGCATGCGGCCCTGCTGATCAAGCGTCTCGCGCAAGCCGAGACTCTGAAGAAATGCCTTGGATTGAATCACCTTCGTCAAATCCAGCGGGTCCCCGTCGACATGCGTCTGGTAAGCCAGGCGGTCATCGAGGTTTTTCTCGAGCGTGCTCACCGTCTCCTTGAGCTGCTCGTCGGTTCCCAGCACGATCTTCTGCTGACGAAGTTTTTCCACTTGCTTGGACATGCGATAGTCGCTGTAGCCGATCCAGATCACGCACACGACCAGCAGGCTGATCACAATGCCCCATAACACATTAATGCGCTGTCCCATGCGATGATCCTTACTTATGCTTCAAAAGGGTGAGCGTCGACAGGGTAATGGACATCGGCCGCTTGTCGAGCTTGCCCGCCTTGGCCAGAGCCTGGACGCGCTTCACCGTGCTGTTCAGCTCGAGGCGGTCCACGGTCACCAGTCGGTTATTCTTTTCCACGTCGTTCAAGAAATCCACCAGCGACTTGTAGCTGGTTTCTACGTCCATCGTGTAAGGATTCTGGACGTAATCCGCGAAATTCTTCCTGGGACTCGGCTTGATCGTCACCAGGTTGATATTGTGCGCGCGCAGAATATCCGTGATCTGATTCATGAACGGGAGCGACGCGTCATCGGCGAGCGAGTCGCGAGCCGACTGCGCAAGGTTCCCTTCGATCAGCTTCGTCACGTGCTTGAGTTCGCCGGCAATGATCTGGGCCGCGATCAGCTTCTCGTTTTCCTGCTGAATCACCTTGTCCAGTTCTTTAATCTTGCCCGGCTTCGGCGTATAGACCAGCTTCTGGTAGTAGTAGAACCCCACCGCCGCAATCGCCAGTAACAGCAACCCTGCAAAAACTTTTCTCATTGAAGTAGGGTCTCCTTAGAA from bacterium encodes the following:
- a CDS encoding type II secretion system F family protein, with translation MPNYAYVIKDADGARHEDNIRASSYEAAVDALRKRGAASIVSVHEIRGGLASDEMSVGEQVGLAIYRFRTRVPLRTLVFFTRQLSTMFSAGLTIEKSITNLLSEERNYRFKKVLVQVSTDLKKGYALSECLAKHPGVFSNLYVALVHAGEVSGNLHVILGRLSDYLETVSDTHRKVISALSYPVFSVIFLTGVVTFLMVVVVPMFKDVYDKFGAKLPFATRVMMNISQIIVHNAFLAFLVIMAAVAGLWVLTKTRRGGLAWDTIKLRFPIFGGLMMSAIMDKFSRTFGILIGSGVPVLEALSHAVRVVENRVIANGLRQASNMIKDGFAISVALRKTGAIPPIVVQLIATGEETGEINRLLEKVSEFYAKQVDATIGRLTALIEPLMIIMIGAVIGIILISIYLPVFMLGRAVQSGA
- a CDS encoding ATPase, T2SS/T4P/T4SS family, whose protein sequence is MREKLGEILLRLGHINTQQLNDALARQKDSRKKFGETLVSLGHCTEEKVYSSLAMQWQIPFLSADNILEADKDVLELVPEVFARENLVIPIGLAERTLVVGMADPDDIVVVDQLQKLARRDVDVRLAAPTAIMAAIENLYSKIRKSEEVGEALGDLQFFAQSDEDEEGMVDMTRTVGIEDAPVVKLVNLMIADAIKERATDIHIEIFDEGLVIRFRVDGVLTEVMKPPKQSHAGIVSRVKILSKLNIAEKRLPQDGRFTIKTADKDFDVRVSVLPTVAGEKIVMRLLDKSGFAHSLTTLGMDEEELMVFRRWIRQPYGMIIISGPTGSGKSTTLFASLQEIKSEEDNITTVEDPVEYHMPGVNQVQTKASIGLTFAHTLRSILRQDPDKLLIGEIRDEETADIAVKFALTGHLVFSTVHANDAPATITRLLDIGVPPFLAGSCMNLVMAQRLVRKICEHCKTPYDPDDSELAALGITREFLNNRKLYKGRGCAHCRNTGYHGRTGIFEMLEMKQNIRRLVFDNANQEDIREAAIANGMRPLRDAAFRKIFRGVTTAHELLRVTVQEY
- a CDS encoding SLBB domain-containing protein gives rise to the protein MTAYFRSILCYGIVICLLVLPSVHHSGFAQTFPSQSMLPSSRTGLEGLLGGRSSVGPTGEMFFEGPVNPDDYIVGPGDRLDVVFWQPNFTENPVSVNAEGDVIIPFVGMVSVASVSLREARERIEQAVIRSIRVGKVTVSLIEPRRFRVNVTGLVEMPGTYVVPATARVADAIALAGGLKRSVAFVGSDTSTTVSGSQRRVELRTPDGGDAGHADLLLFRSGGRLKANPRLQDGLTIFVPYAQGIRDQIGIFGAVNNGGLFESADGDDVEDALALAGGLTSQADSSNVVVIEGNGSRTRLDVRGTARSASLAQPLSAGSRVYVSGFADTSRAGSVTLRGEVVHPGGYPIIVGQTTLRDVLDQAGGLLPSAAANSARLMRTPREDPVNSERIRVLEASMMMNPRYGDNDKALAVEFARWSHTGVVLDLSGRDKAGDPAKVQLQDGDVLEVPKNPLGVRVLGAVNRAGEVPWVTGKNLNYYLAQADGVNHVGWKSRAVVVKARNGSQLQYESSLSIDPGDVIFIPNRQQVTTWETFKDVLGVTAQVATVVLIVQNLKK
- a CDS encoding secretin and TonB N-terminal domain-containing protein, with amino-acid sequence MIWLALLALILAAASPARQGIAVAQTNGNGEQLSRSVTIDADDAFLPAVLSILAEKSGYNIVTGPGVNKEERVSVHLKDVPIEQAMNLVVRAAGLSYEIVGKSFLVAPAKQLKEQAGLTSYVLDLKYTDAPTMAKVLKNFTADISIDTTGNKVLLITSPKVFSDVQKVVEQVDRPALQIVLECRIIEVGVDDETNLGIDWNRLSQLQTVIMESPVDAYGNQLNAAGAADLTGIDPAQKGRAPTTLPFYPLEARRIGYFSKQVTAFEVALDLLLKRGRAEVLANSAVATLNNKEANIQVVDEIPYVARSGGVGGQVQIQAATVGIKLTVRPKINSDGFVTCDISPELSSIFQFIESSDTQLPWVKRRTSTTTIRIKDGETVVIGGLLGVESSKTVHRVPFLGDLPFVGALFRHSADLTRKTDLIIQVTPHILGGGYAIGLPPRVQEVQDRFMPSAQSPKPEGK
- the pilO gene encoding type 4a pilus biogenesis protein PilO is translated as MRKVFAGLLLLAIAAVGFYYYQKLVYTPKPGKIKELDKVIQQENEKLIAAQIIAGELKHVTKLIEGNLAQSARDSLADDASLPFMNQITDILRAHNINLVTIKPSPRKNFADYVQNPYTMDVETSYKSLVDFLNDVEKNNRLVTVDRLELNSTVKRVQALAKAGKLDKRPMSITLSTLTLLKHK